From Thermogladius calderae 1633, a single genomic window includes:
- the pyrH gene encoding UMP kinase, whose protein sequence is MDTVVVKVTGKIFDDQEALRRFVDVVRELARERRVVVVAGGGRVAREAIEKAKSLGVSSNYWLDEIGIEASRLNALILVASLQPFSYPGVPRTLGEVMHGLAYSRVVVLGGLVPGQSTAAVLLEVAEAVGAREVYDLSATDYVYDKDPRTSPDARPLKVVQASKLAEWLKAGQVPGDYALLDLRALDIAARSRITIKIASYKNPGNLIEMMRGGNPGSTIIPE, encoded by the coding sequence GTGGACACCGTCGTAGTAAAGGTGACCGGCAAGATTTTCGACGACCAGGAGGCACTGCGGAGGTTCGTGGACGTAGTGAGAGAGCTCGCCCGCGAGAGGAGGGTTGTCGTAGTAGCGGGCGGGGGTAGGGTGGCAAGGGAGGCTATCGAGAAGGCGAAGTCCCTAGGGGTCTCCTCCAACTACTGGCTCGACGAGATCGGGATAGAGGCCTCGAGGCTCAACGCGTTGATCCTAGTAGCGTCCCTTCAGCCCTTCTCCTACCCCGGAGTCCCGAGAACCCTCGGGGAGGTCATGCACGGGCTCGCGTACAGTAGAGTCGTGGTCTTGGGAGGCCTGGTGCCGGGGCAGTCGACGGCAGCTGTCCTACTAGAAGTAGCCGAGGCCGTGGGGGCTCGCGAGGTCTACGACCTGTCAGCCACAGACTACGTCTACGACAAAGACCCCAGGACCAGCCCCGATGCGAGGCCGCTTAAGGTCGTCCAGGCCTCCAAGCTAGCCGAGTGGCTCAAGGCCGGCCAGGTGCCGGGAGACTACGCACTACTCGACCTGAGAGCCCTAGACATCGCCGCCAGGAGCCGGATCACCATCAAGATAGCTAGCTACAAGAACCCGGGCAACTTGATCGAGATGATGAGAGGAGGAAACCCGGGCTCGACCATAATCCCCGAGTAG
- the glmS gene encoding glutamine--fructose-6-phosphate transaminase (isomerizing) codes for MCGIIGVCTRVDKKLNTGDVVYKGLLRLEYRGYDSAGVASVEQGVLRVLKGKGKIADLEKKLGLSRVKGSVVIGHTRWATHGAPSDVNAHPHTDCTGTIAIVHNGIIENYRELKEELAKRGHVFKSETDTEVVVHLIEEFYKSGDRPYDAFKKAVSMIRGSYAILVVFASAPNTIFFAKKDSPLVVGLGDVANFVASDIPAILEHTRRVITLRDGWVGFVTGDSVFIEELGKGPVNPMEYVRVVEWSLESASKGGYPHFMLKEIHEQPRALVDTLYGLSSDPTLREASKIMAEARRVFITAAGTSYHASLHFAVALSKIAGVLATPFVASEYEAYLPVVREGDVLIAVSQSGETMDTLKAARAFKERGAKLIAVSNVVDSAIPRESDIALYTRAGPEIGVAATKTFTTQTLLLSFLVLDYALLRGAILKSEYDEYARELSRASDLAAKSIAWSEGLAKKVSEMLRLKQSMYYLSRGVGLPTAMEGALKIKELAYIHAESYPAGESKHGPIALVEEGFPVVFVVPRDVYYEKVLLGNIQEMKARGAWIIGVAPEDTSLGEQFDLFFRVPSSHWLTTPITHTPPMQLLAYYTSTLKGYDPDKPRNLAKTVTVE; via the coding sequence TTGTGTGGCATAATAGGTGTTTGCACCCGCGTCGACAAAAAGCTTAACACCGGGGACGTCGTCTACAAGGGCCTTTTAAGACTCGAGTACAGGGGCTACGACTCCGCCGGTGTTGCCTCGGTCGAGCAGGGAGTCCTGAGGGTGTTGAAGGGCAAGGGCAAGATCGCCGACCTAGAGAAGAAGCTGGGGTTGAGCCGGGTCAAGGGCAGCGTAGTAATAGGCCATACCAGGTGGGCGACCCACGGGGCGCCCAGCGACGTCAACGCCCACCCGCACACGGACTGCACGGGGACGATAGCGATAGTCCACAACGGCATAATAGAGAACTACAGGGAGTTGAAGGAGGAGCTGGCTAAGAGAGGGCACGTCTTCAAGAGCGAGACCGACACCGAGGTCGTCGTCCACCTGATAGAGGAGTTTTACAAGAGCGGTGATAGGCCCTACGACGCGTTCAAGAAAGCGGTCTCAATGATCAGGGGCAGCTATGCGATCCTCGTCGTCTTCGCGAGCGCCCCCAACACCATCTTCTTTGCCAAGAAGGACAGCCCCCTCGTAGTAGGCTTGGGGGACGTGGCCAACTTCGTCGCGAGCGACATCCCGGCGATCCTGGAGCACACGAGGAGGGTCATCACGTTGAGGGACGGGTGGGTGGGCTTCGTTACAGGGGACAGTGTTTTCATCGAGGAGCTCGGTAAAGGGCCGGTCAACCCTATGGAGTACGTGAGAGTAGTGGAGTGGAGCCTGGAGAGCGCGAGCAAGGGGGGCTACCCCCACTTCATGCTCAAGGAGATACACGAGCAGCCCAGGGCCCTAGTCGACACTCTCTACGGGCTGAGTAGCGACCCCACCCTGAGAGAGGCCTCTAAGATCATGGCTGAGGCCCGCAGGGTCTTTATAACAGCCGCCGGTACAAGCTACCACGCGTCTCTCCACTTCGCCGTCGCGCTGTCCAAGATAGCGGGGGTGCTGGCGACCCCGTTCGTAGCCAGCGAGTACGAGGCGTACCTCCCCGTCGTGAGGGAGGGAGATGTCTTGATAGCCGTGAGCCAGAGCGGCGAGACGATGGACACTCTGAAGGCAGCGAGGGCGTTCAAGGAGAGGGGCGCGAAGCTTATAGCGGTGTCGAACGTGGTAGACTCCGCCATACCGAGGGAGAGCGACATAGCACTCTACACGAGGGCGGGTCCCGAGATAGGGGTTGCGGCGACGAAGACCTTCACCACTCAGACCCTCCTCCTCTCGTTCCTCGTGTTGGACTACGCCCTCCTGCGAGGGGCGATACTGAAGAGCGAGTACGACGAGTACGCTAGGGAGCTCTCCAGGGCCAGCGATCTCGCGGCAAAGTCCATAGCGTGGAGCGAGGGGCTGGCAAAGAAGGTGAGCGAGATGCTGAGGCTGAAGCAGAGCATGTACTACCTGAGCAGGGGGGTCGGGCTCCCGACGGCAATGGAGGGCGCGCTCAAGATCAAGGAGTTAGCCTACATCCACGCGGAGTCTTACCCCGCGGGGGAGTCGAAGCACGGCCCTATAGCCCTCGTCGAGGAGGGGTTCCCCGTCGTCTTCGTGGTCCCCAGGGACGTCTACTACGAGAAGGTGCTCCTAGGGAACATACAGGAGATGAAGGCGCGTGGGGCCTGGATTATAGGCGTAGCACCCGAGGACACGAGCCTGGGAGAGCAGTTCGACTTGTTCTTCAGAGTCCCCTCCTCGCACTGGCTGACAACCCCTATAACCCACACCCCGCCAATGCAACTACTAGCATACTACACGAGCACGCTCAAGGGCTACGACCCAGACAAGCCGCGTAACCTGGCGAAGACCGTCACCGTGGAGTAG
- a CDS encoding sugar phosphate nucleotidyltransferase: MVVLLNVVLAAGRPSRELGVLVPPRSNKVLLRVLGRPVLYYPVSGVYQANRSTVVIVYRSGEDAVPREASSALDLPVEFVEQEAGETVRDAILAARKAIDTVDYFLLSFGDLVLDSEAYAKVVNTHLEESPDATILVTPVEPHNVENYGLVSVDENWLVKRVYSTAGSRPPEAVYTIAGVYILPSRVLDYLEKGLNLPEALQRVAESGRVKAVLWTGTWVDVGYPEDLLEAVYQLLSRLREVRISGKAAVERTAVIEGPVVVEEGAYIDHYAVVKGPAYIGKRSFVGAHSFVRDYVDLEENSRVGSYSEVKFSSIQPFSLMDSKVTVLNSVLGSESIVGIGVTTLNVLPSEETPPRLREHVVRGGVFEKKMGAVIGYGARVPPYTVLKPGSVFK; the protein is encoded by the coding sequence GTGGTCGTCTTGCTCAACGTAGTCCTAGCTGCGGGGAGGCCCTCCAGGGAGCTGGGCGTACTAGTCCCACCCCGCTCTAACAAGGTCTTGTTGAGGGTGCTCGGTAGACCGGTCCTCTACTACCCTGTGAGCGGGGTGTACCAGGCGAACAGGTCGACAGTAGTCATCGTCTACAGGAGCGGGGAGGACGCTGTGCCGAGAGAGGCGTCGTCGGCGCTCGACCTCCCCGTTGAGTTCGTGGAGCAGGAGGCGGGGGAGACGGTGAGGGACGCCATACTGGCCGCGAGAAAAGCCATTGACACGGTGGACTACTTCCTACTGTCGTTCGGCGACTTAGTACTCGACTCCGAGGCCTACGCGAAGGTCGTCAACACGCACTTGGAGGAGAGCCCGGACGCGACCATCCTTGTGACACCTGTCGAGCCCCACAACGTGGAGAACTACGGCCTCGTGTCCGTAGACGAGAACTGGCTCGTGAAGAGGGTCTACTCCACGGCGGGGTCTAGACCCCCAGAAGCGGTGTACACGATAGCCGGGGTGTACATACTCCCGTCGCGGGTATTGGACTACCTCGAGAAGGGGCTGAACCTCCCCGAGGCTCTTCAAAGAGTCGCGGAGTCCGGGCGCGTCAAGGCAGTCCTGTGGACGGGGACGTGGGTGGACGTCGGGTACCCCGAAGACCTCCTAGAGGCCGTGTACCAGCTACTCTCGAGGCTGAGAGAGGTCAGGATATCGGGGAAGGCCGCTGTGGAGAGGACTGCTGTGATCGAGGGGCCGGTCGTGGTCGAGGAGGGCGCCTACATAGACCACTACGCAGTGGTCAAGGGGCCGGCATACATCGGTAAGAGAAGCTTCGTGGGCGCCCACAGCTTCGTAAGGGACTACGTGGACCTGGAAGAGAACAGCAGGGTAGGCTCCTACAGCGAGGTCAAGTTCTCGAGTATCCAACCCTTCTCGCTCATGGACAGCAAGGTCACAGTACTGAACTCCGTCCTCGGCTCGGAGAGCATCGTGGGCATCGGCGTCACCACGCTCAACGTGCTGCCCTCCGAGGAGACGCCGCCCCGTCTCAGGGAGCACGTGGTCAGGGGAGGCGTGTTCGAGAAGAAGATGGGGGCCGTCATAGGCTACGGTGCGAGGGTCCCGCCGTACACGGTGCTCAAGCCGGGTAGCGTATTCAAATGA
- a CDS encoding BtpA/SgcQ family protein, producing MEVVGVIHLPRLPYTNTREDFDLDRVLEAVLRDVSVLERLGYDGVIVENYGDSPYPKRLRDPLALSTLAVIVREVAKSTSMRVGVNVLRNSGREAYAIAVATGARFIRVNALTETIVSDSGLIEPEAPRLRAIRRNYGGVEVYADVLVKHAGSLSLLAYSASGKGAEGYWDALRELIHDTVERGGADKVVLTGYRTGEAPEPGFVERARGLTHAPLVLGSGATPENIGLYKRYIDGVIVGSYIKVGGRAGNPVDEERARAFIRAARG from the coding sequence TTGGAGGTCGTCGGCGTAATCCACTTGCCCAGGCTACCGTACACCAACACGAGAGAGGACTTCGACCTGGACAGAGTCCTGGAGGCGGTACTGAGAGACGTCTCTGTCCTCGAGAGGCTCGGCTACGACGGGGTCATAGTAGAGAACTACGGCGACAGCCCGTACCCCAAGCGCTTGAGAGACCCGCTGGCCCTTAGCACGCTGGCTGTGATCGTTAGGGAGGTCGCGAAGTCCACGAGTATGAGGGTTGGCGTTAACGTCCTCCGGAACTCGGGGAGGGAGGCGTACGCTATAGCCGTGGCGACGGGGGCCAGGTTCATCAGGGTCAACGCGCTGACCGAGACGATAGTGAGCGACTCGGGTCTCATCGAGCCGGAGGCACCCCGGTTGAGGGCGATCAGGAGGAACTACGGGGGCGTAGAGGTGTACGCGGACGTACTGGTCAAGCACGCCGGTAGCCTGTCCCTACTGGCGTACTCTGCGTCGGGCAAGGGCGCGGAGGGCTACTGGGACGCTCTACGCGAGCTCATACACGACACTGTCGAGAGAGGCGGGGCCGACAAAGTCGTTTTAACGGGCTACAGGACGGGGGAGGCGCCCGAGCCAGGGTTCGTGGAGAGGGCCAGGGGGCTAACACACGCCCCTCTAGTTCTGGGCAGCGGCGCTACACCCGAGAACATCGGGCTCTACAAGAGGTACATCGACGGGGTCATCGTGGGCTCGTATATCAAGGTCGGCGGTAGAGCGGGTAACCCGGTGGACGAGGAGAGGGCTAGGGCTTTCATAAGGGCGGCGAGAGGTTGA
- a CDS encoding S8 family peptidase, which translates to MRKWLVALVVVMFLATILLSVETAAAPVTVERVVVRVSPSANYGLVKAQLLDASRRLGGAFVSEIPEIRAVVLAMPSSAKAALSGISGVLLVEEDKPARLHGEIQWNVYMVKAPQVWSAYSPYYGNAAYGYYSTVRVAVVDTGIDYKHPDLNGAVTWCVVSLNNGATFYKGTDLSKCSDPNGHGTHVAGIIAARLNGAGVAGVAPKALLYAIRVLSASGSGYVSDIARGIIEATKGPDGVAGTSDDADVISMSLGSSSDSTTLHDAVKYAYSYGVVLVAASGNEGASSPDYPAAYPEVLAVGAVDSNGNVPSWSNRYPDVAAPGVNILSTYPGGKYATMSGTSMATPHVSAIAALIQALRLAAGKAKLSPDRVYYAIEYTAYNPTGYSYDPLYGYGIVDAKAAVDYALYYM; encoded by the coding sequence ATGAGAAAGTGGCTCGTAGCCCTTGTCGTCGTAATGTTCTTGGCCACTATCCTACTATCGGTCGAGACTGCGGCTGCCCCTGTAACCGTTGAGAGGGTCGTTGTAAGGGTAAGCCCCTCGGCCAACTACGGGCTGGTCAAGGCCCAGTTACTGGACGCCTCTAGGAGGCTTGGAGGGGCCTTTGTAAGCGAGATACCCGAGATAAGGGCGGTCGTCCTGGCAATGCCCAGTAGCGCGAAGGCGGCTCTATCGGGTATATCTGGCGTGCTACTCGTCGAGGAGGACAAGCCGGCTAGGCTGCACGGCGAGATCCAGTGGAACGTCTACATGGTCAAAGCGCCGCAGGTCTGGTCGGCCTACAGCCCGTACTACGGTAACGCAGCCTACGGCTACTACTCCACCGTGAGAGTGGCCGTCGTCGACACCGGTATCGACTACAAGCACCCGGACTTGAACGGGGCTGTGACCTGGTGTGTCGTGTCCCTGAACAACGGGGCGACCTTCTACAAGGGCACAGACCTGAGTAAGTGCTCCGACCCCAACGGGCACGGCACCCACGTAGCCGGGATCATCGCGGCCAGGCTGAACGGGGCGGGCGTCGCAGGCGTGGCCCCCAAGGCGCTGTTGTACGCTATCAGAGTGCTGAGCGCCTCTGGCAGCGGGTACGTCAGCGACATAGCCAGGGGCATTATCGAGGCCACTAAGGGCCCCGACGGTGTTGCCGGTACCAGCGACGACGCAGATGTCATCTCTATGTCCCTGGGCAGCTCCTCTGACAGCACGACCCTGCACGACGCCGTCAAGTACGCCTACAGCTACGGCGTAGTGCTGGTCGCGGCCTCGGGTAATGAAGGCGCCAGCTCCCCAGACTACCCGGCCGCCTACCCGGAGGTGCTGGCCGTGGGCGCCGTGGACTCCAACGGGAACGTGCCGAGCTGGAGCAACAGGTACCCTGACGTGGCCGCGCCGGGCGTCAACATCCTGTCGACCTACCCGGGCGGTAAGTACGCCACTATGAGCGGTACCTCGATGGCGACACCACACGTCTCGGCGATAGCCGCTCTGATACAGGCTCTAAGGCTGGCCGCGGGCAAGGCCAAGTTGTCGCCCGACAGGGTCTACTACGCGATAGAGTATACCGCGTACAACCCGACCGGCTACAGCTACGACCCGCTCTACGGCTACGGTATAGTGGACGCGAAGGCCGCGGTCGACTACGCGCTCTACTACATGTGA
- the tsaA gene encoding tRNA (N6-threonylcarbamoyladenosine(37)-N6)-methyltransferase TrmO, whose translation MSCTEICLRPIGFVRHGFKDEEVKNSVDGVPGFIEVLPEYSEGLLNLEGFSHVIVIAFLHKTSEDDRRVLRVKHRRLCRLGVNIEDLPEVGVFATDSPHRPNPIALSILRVRGIEGNRIHVENLDLFDGTPVLDIKPYDRGRVVQDSKQPWWAEELERRIRERLGKTITP comes from the coding sequence GTGTCTTGTACGGAGATATGCCTTAGACCCATAGGGTTTGTTAGGCACGGCTTCAAGGACGAGGAGGTCAAGAACAGCGTGGATGGTGTACCGGGTTTCATCGAGGTCTTACCCGAGTACTCGGAGGGCCTCCTCAACCTCGAGGGGTTCTCCCACGTAATCGTGATAGCCTTCCTCCACAAGACGAGCGAAGATGACAGGAGGGTTCTCAGAGTCAAGCACAGGAGGCTGTGCCGATTGGGGGTAAACATAGAAGACCTCCCCGAGGTAGGGGTTTTCGCGACCGACAGCCCCCACAGGCCCAACCCGATCGCCCTCTCCATCCTGAGGGTCAGGGGTATCGAGGGAAACAGGATACACGTGGAGAACCTCGACTTGTTCGACGGGACGCCCGTCCTCGACATCAAGCCGTACGATAGGGGGAGGGTCGTCCAGGACTCGAAGCAACCCTGGTGGGCCGAGGAACTCGAGAGGAGGATACGCGAGAGGCTGGGCAAGACCATCACCCCGTGA
- a CDS encoding ferredoxin domain-containing protein, whose product MVGLINEEALISEGILEAARLMAVAAKTAPKARGVDNVVTALVTDRGEIERLASKMEELAPVYGEFFRRDAESVRASKAVFLVGCRLLKLGLETPKRWGLDADLVNCLVNLGIAIGSAVKTAQILNVDNRVMFSVGVAAQELGLIQADVVYGIPLSATSKNIYFDRKWPR is encoded by the coding sequence GTGGTCGGGTTGATAAACGAGGAGGCCTTGATAAGCGAGGGCATACTAGAGGCGGCGAGGCTAATGGCGGTAGCGGCTAAGACGGCTCCGAAGGCTAGGGGGGTCGATAACGTCGTCACGGCTCTCGTGACGGACAGAGGCGAGATCGAGAGGCTGGCCTCGAAGATGGAGGAGCTGGCGCCAGTCTACGGGGAGTTCTTCAGGAGGGACGCAGAGTCTGTCAGGGCGAGCAAGGCCGTGTTCTTGGTCGGCTGCAGGCTACTCAAGCTGGGGCTCGAGACGCCCAAGAGGTGGGGCTTAGACGCCGACTTGGTGAACTGCCTCGTGAACCTCGGTATAGCCATCGGCTCGGCGGTCAAGACAGCCCAGATCCTGAACGTCGACAACAGGGTCATGTTCTCGGTGGGCGTCGCGGCGCAGGAGCTCGGCTTAATACAGGCAGACGTGGTCTACGGGATACCCCTCTCTGCGACCTCGAAGAACATATACTTCGACAGGAAGTGGCCTCGTTGA